Proteins found in one Verrucomicrobiota bacterium genomic segment:
- a CDS encoding GAF domain-containing protein, whose product MPSPLDLPEVSGLFSSVHRELGDLRARYERLKLLHQVSKVIHSSLDAAEALKLILGEAVRLMRASSGSVALFNPTTRFLEIEASSGLPSDAATLKLRLGEGITGWVAKHGKPARVSEVSRDPRYVEVRPDVRSELAVPLEVNGEVRGVLNVDSEKPDAFTREDEQLLQDLALQAALVIRNTWLYEQLRVKARLFESLIRVGQTISSALHLDEALQVITREACVLMDAKMCSLLMLDESREWLDLRASFGAGAEYLSKPRLSATESLVGIVVRRQRPIQVENVQTSSRYQNVEVARREGLISLLSAPLVFSGQAIGALNVYSGQPHSFSNEEVRILSALADLSAIAIEKARLYERVVDLEEQLRQNEKLSAIGLLAAEVAHEIRNPLTVMKMLYHSLDLKFPAADPRAKDAQVIAEKMDHLNKIMEQILHFARSAEPQLTPVNLNQLIDDLGLLTRHKLTNQKIQLIRKLDPDLPPVMGDATQLEQAFLNLTLNAVEAMSKGGKLTIITRSLRLPRRSPEPTHVAVDFKDTGQGMTPEQRRRAFSSLLSTTKSTGTGLGLAIVARIVEAHRGKIKVKSRPGHGATFTVLLPIEAPLVSLQG is encoded by the coding sequence GCGTTTGATGCGCGCCTCAAGCGGTTCGGTGGCGCTCTTCAATCCCACCACGCGTTTTCTGGAAATCGAGGCGTCCTCCGGCCTTCCCTCCGATGCCGCCACACTCAAGCTGCGCCTTGGCGAAGGCATTACCGGCTGGGTCGCCAAGCACGGCAAACCGGCGCGAGTCAGCGAGGTGTCGCGCGACCCGCGTTATGTCGAGGTCAGGCCGGACGTGCGCTCCGAACTCGCCGTGCCGTTGGAGGTCAACGGCGAAGTGCGCGGCGTGTTGAATGTGGATTCCGAGAAGCCGGACGCGTTCACCCGCGAGGACGAACAGTTGCTCCAGGACCTGGCCTTGCAGGCGGCGCTGGTCATTCGCAACACCTGGCTTTACGAACAACTCCGCGTCAAGGCCCGGCTGTTCGAGTCGCTCATCCGCGTCGGCCAAACCATCAGCTCGGCGCTCCACCTGGATGAAGCGCTCCAGGTCATTACCCGCGAGGCGTGCGTGCTCATGGACGCCAAGATGTGCTCGCTGCTGATGCTGGATGAAAGTCGCGAGTGGCTTGATCTGCGCGCCAGCTTTGGCGCTGGCGCGGAGTACCTCAGCAAACCCCGCCTCAGCGCCACCGAGAGCCTGGTCGGGATCGTGGTCCGCCGGCAACGCCCGATCCAGGTCGAGAACGTGCAGACTTCGAGCCGCTACCAAAATGTCGAAGTGGCCCGCCGCGAAGGGTTGATTTCTCTTTTGAGCGCGCCGCTCGTGTTCAGCGGGCAGGCCATCGGCGCCCTCAATGTTTATTCCGGACAGCCGCACAGTTTTTCCAACGAAGAGGTTCGGATTCTCTCCGCGCTCGCGGACCTGTCCGCCATTGCCATCGAAAAGGCGCGGCTCTACGAGCGCGTGGTCGATCTGGAAGAGCAATTACGCCAGAACGAAAAACTTTCCGCCATCGGCCTGCTTGCCGCGGAAGTCGCGCACGAAATCCGCAATCCGCTCACGGTGATGAAAATGTTGTATCACTCGCTTGACCTGAAATTCCCGGCCGCCGACCCGCGCGCGAAGGACGCGCAAGTGATCGCCGAGAAAATGGATCACCTGAACAAGATCATGGAGCAAATCCTTCACTTCGCCCGCAGCGCCGAGCCGCAACTGACTCCGGTGAATTTGAATCAATTGATCGACGACCTCGGCTTGCTGACGCGCCACAAATTGACCAACCAGAAGATTCAACTCATCCGGAAGCTGGATCCAGATTTGCCGCCCGTGATGGGCGACGCGACGCAACTCGAACAAGCCTTTCTGAACCTGACCCTGAACGCCGTGGAAGCCATGTCCAAAGGCGGCAAACTGACGATCATCACCCGCTCCTTGCGCCTGCCCCGCCGGAGTCCGGAGCCGACTCACGTGGCGGTTGATTTCAAAGACACGGGGCAAGGCATGACGCCGGAGCAGCGGCGGCGCGCTTTTTCCTCGTTGCTCAGCACGACCAAGAGCACAGGCACGGGACTGGGTTTGGCCATCGTGGCCCGAATTGTCGAAGCGCACCGGGGTAAAATCAAAGTCAAATCCCGGCCGGGACACGGCGCGACATTTACCGTGCTCCTGCCGATCGAGGCGCCGCTGGTTTCGTTGCAGGGTTAA
- a CDS encoding M20/M25/M40 family metallo-hydrolase — protein sequence MTHLARTRFSQPLCLPLTLIFAFFLESASSARGANSDPVPDFSAARDETVRILSDFIKVDTSNPPGNETKGAQYLQAILTREGIASEILELEPGRGNLVSRLKGNGKKKPLLLMGHLDVVGVERSKWTIDPFGGIVKDGYVYGRGASDDKGMTSVCLEIFLLLHRLKVPLGRDVIFLAEAGEEGTTHVGIDFMVARHWDKIECEFALNEGGRIFAKDGQVQYVGVATTEKVPRPILLSAKGTSGHGSRPRPDNAIVHLAAAVAKVGAWQPPMRLNDTTREFFSRLAKISPPEESFLYTHLEDSALGAMAQEKIRVTNLGYNSMLRTSISPTIIRGGFRNNVIPGDALATLDVRALPDEDMDRFASTLRELINDPAVEVVPAEGRRCPATPPSRIDTEMFQALERAQQRLFPGAVTLPMMLTGATDSAQLRAKGVQAYGVGSVSSDDDSSRVHGNDERISIAGLGKFLEFVWWSVVEVAAVKGK from the coding sequence ATGACTCATTTAGCTCGAACTCGATTCTCGCAGCCGCTGTGCTTGCCGCTCACTCTGATCTTCGCCTTCTTTCTTGAATCGGCGTCGTCGGCTCGCGGCGCCAACTCTGACCCGGTTCCGGATTTCTCCGCTGCTCGAGACGAGACCGTCCGCATCCTTTCGGATTTCATCAAGGTGGATACGAGCAATCCGCCCGGCAACGAGACGAAGGGCGCGCAGTATCTTCAAGCGATCCTCACCCGCGAAGGCATCGCCTCGGAAATTCTCGAACTGGAACCGGGGCGAGGCAATCTCGTCTCGCGCCTCAAAGGCAACGGCAAGAAGAAACCTCTGCTCTTAATGGGGCACCTCGATGTGGTTGGCGTCGAGCGGAGCAAATGGACGATCGATCCGTTCGGCGGGATTGTCAAAGATGGCTACGTGTATGGCCGCGGCGCGTCGGACGACAAAGGCATGACCAGTGTTTGCCTGGAAATCTTTCTCCTGCTTCATCGGTTGAAAGTTCCGCTGGGGCGCGACGTGATCTTTCTCGCCGAAGCCGGCGAGGAAGGCACCACGCATGTCGGCATCGATTTCATGGTGGCGCGCCATTGGGACAAAATCGAATGCGAGTTCGCGCTGAACGAGGGCGGCCGAATCTTCGCGAAAGACGGCCAGGTCCAATATGTCGGCGTCGCGACGACGGAGAAAGTTCCGCGGCCGATCTTGCTTTCCGCCAAAGGCACGAGCGGGCACGGCTCGCGGCCCCGGCCCGACAACGCCATCGTTCATCTGGCGGCCGCTGTGGCGAAAGTCGGCGCCTGGCAGCCTCCAATGCGGTTGAACGACACGACGCGCGAATTCTTCTCGCGCCTCGCCAAGATCAGCCCGCCCGAAGAATCTTTTCTGTACACGCACCTTGAAGACTCGGCTCTCGGGGCGATGGCGCAAGAGAAGATTCGGGTGACCAACCTGGGTTACAATTCCATGCTCCGCACCTCGATCTCGCCAACGATCATTCGCGGCGGCTTTCGGAACAACGTGATCCCGGGAGACGCCCTCGCCACATTGGATGTCCGCGCTTTGCCGGACGAAGACATGGACCGGTTTGCCTCGACCTTGCGGGAATTGATCAACGACCCGGCCGTCGAAGTGGTCCCGGCGGAAGGCCGGCGGTGCCCAGCGACGCCGCCTTCGCGAATCGACACCGAGATGTTTCAGGCTCTTGAACGCGCGCAACAACGGTTGTTCCCCGGCGCGGTGACGCTGCCGATGATGCTGACCGGCGCGACGGATTCGGCCCAACTGCGCGCCAAAGGGGTTCAGGCGTACGGCGTGGGCAGTGTGTCCAGCGACGACGACAGCTCGCGCGTCCATGGGAACGATGAAAGGATTTCGATCGCAGGCCTGGGCAAATTTCTGGAATTCGTCTGGTGGTCCGTCGTGGAAGTGGCGGCCGTAAAGGGCAAATGA